TGAGGCCACACACGTCTTCCCTGCACAGGTTACTTCTTGCTGCAGATTCTGCGCAGGATCGGAGCTGTGGGCCAGGCTGTGTCCAGGACGGCGTGGTCGGCCCTTTGGCTGGCCGTGGTTGCTCCAGGTGGCTATTTTGGGTTTCTGTGTTGCGTTCTCTCCAGAGCTTCTGGCAGCTAAGCACCTGCACTCGATTTACCTAACCAAGTAAAAATCTCATTTAGGCTCTCATGCTTTGACCCTTGGCGTAACGTGTCTCGTTCTTTATGACGTAGCAATGTTAACTGACTGTACTTGCTGCATGAGCGCCCTTGGTTTCTCTGGGGTTGGGTCTGGGGGAAGTCCGGCTGCCTGAATGCCCGGTGCAGAGAATGCATGGATCTGGGGCTTCCTCTCCTGCATTCTGTCCTGTGTGTTCATCAGCATGATACGTTACTGCCTTGCTTCCTGCCGTGGCGACTAGCATCACCGAACTTCTTCACCTCCAGCTTCATCTTCATGTGCTTCTAGCTTGGCCTTCACAGAAATGGTCCATTTAGGAGCTTGGTTTTCCTAAAAACATTTCCTTAGAATGTTTGGTGTTTTCTCTTGTAGGGAAGGCAGCCTCTGGAGTGTTCTGGTGGCTGGGGATTGGATGGTACCAGTTTGTTACTTTGATTTCTTGGCTGAATGTGTTTCTTCTTACCAGGTAAGGAAATGGATATCATGTCAGCGTGGTGCTTTAAGGAACCAATTTTGTGCCAATTGCAGGCTCTCATTTGATTTGTTATTTTGTAAGGATTTAGCTTATATTTACATAGTGTTTGTATATTTTACAAAAGtgcttttatattcttatttttcaaaccAACCTGTGAGATAAGAAAAGCAGATATCATTAAGGAAAACAAATGTGCAGAGGTGAGGCAGCTGGGAGGGCCTGGGCAGGATGGGGGACCCAGGTCCAGGCTTCTGCCCTGCTGCAGTTCCCAGTGGCATCAGTCACCTCAGAAGGCTGTGATCCGAAGGGGCAGCGACTCAGGGTAGCTCAGGCCATTCCCACAGCACCAGAGAGTTGGTAACGTAGGTCTCAAAGACACCATTTTACATGAAGGTTCTCCTGAAGGCATCAGAAGCCTTGTAGATAAAACCGTAACTGCTTTTCTAATACTGGGGGGGTGGATTTTGCACAAAATTATCTAGAGGGGGAAAACAGATTGGTGAACCCTGACTTTCATTTTTTCTAAGTCAAAGGTTTTCATTGTTACTCCCAGGTGCCTTCGAAACATCTGCAAGTTTTTAGTCTTGCTCATCCCACTCTTCCTTTTACTAGGTAAGTCAAATCTGGCTGAGTTGCCTCCGATGGCTAAGCGGTACACACATATGTGTAACTTAGTGGAAAAAAATGAGCGTGTAAGTCCATGTTTTGAGAAGCGtggtgtacctgtgtgtgtgtggtggctctTCTCTTTTAGCAGGTCTCTCCTTACGGGGCCAGGGCAATTTCTTTTCGTTCTTGCCCGTGTTGAACTGGGCAAGCATGCATAGAACACAGCGGGTGGATGACCCCCAGGACGTGTTTAAACCCACGACTTCTCGCCTGAAGCAGCCTCTGCAGGTAAGAGGGTAGAAAGGCCTCTCAGCTGGCACTGCACATGTGAGGTCTTCAGGGACGTTCCACACTGCTGTGAGCCAGGCACTTCAGTTGGGTGTCCTGTTgtaagaagtatttttaaatgtcagataAGCAAGTCTTTGGAGCTCCTTAAGTGTTCTAGGATAGTTCAAATGCACATTTAAAGTACTCTCATGATTcagttagttttaattttaaaaacataatagtaTTCATCACTGTACAAAGTACAGAAAgtatagagaagaaaatgagaagcaCCCATAGTCAGCCATGTAAGGATCAAACCTGATACTCCGGGTTTCTGTGGATTCCTCCATTCGTGTGCCGTGCGCCCCAGAGCTGGCGTCTTGCTGTAGGACACTGTTTGGAGGTTTAACTGACTCTGTGCTCATGCTTGTTTGACTACCTGgtttcatttctctcttgccaTTTCAGGGTGACAGTGAGGCTTTTCCGTGGCATTGGATGAGTGGCGTGGAGCAGCAGGTGGCCTCTCTGTCTGGACAGTGCCACCACCATGGTGAGAATCTCCGAGAGCTGACCACTTTGCTACAGAAGCTGCAGGCTCGGGTGGACCAGATGGAAGGCGGCGCTGCCGGGCCGTCAGCTTCGGTCAGAGACGCTGTGGGACAGCCCCCGAGGGAGGTGGGTGCTGCCGGGCTACCAGGCTCCATGGTGACACCAACGCGCTTCTGGGTGCCATGTTCTCTCCttttgggagacagaggggaCAGGAGAGGTGCCGTTGTGAAAAGGGGTTGCCCTTTCTGTTCTTAGTTGTTGAGAGCAGTGTGCCGGAGAGGGAGTGGGTTTCCCGTCGTCTGCCGATGACCAGGAGCTGTGGGTTCCATAGCGCACATGGAAGTGGTGGGCGGGAGACTTGTGATAACCCCAAGCGGGAAGTCCAGCGGTCGTGGAGAACCGTGGTCTTTCCTGTCCTGTTCTCCAGATTGCCCTCTTAGTGGCAGGTCATGGCGCTCTGTCCCTGCAGACAGGACAGCCGCTGAGATGGACACAAACCGTCTCGTGTGGGTCCCAGACGCACTTCTCGGAGGCAGCCTGAGATGCTCCCACCCACTGCAGGGATCGCGTGGGGGGACCCAGGAACCTCTGCTTCAGAGGATGCCTTCTCTTGTGAAGAAAACAGCCGACAGCTGTTCAGAACCGTTGCGTGAAAACTGAACTGTGTGTGAATTGAATTGTGTGTGGCCTGAGCTCACTTTAGCACGGATTGAGCCTGTTCTTAAGCCGTCTTCCAGCACGTGCCTGTGGGTGTGATCATGGCGGCGACTGGAACGCAGAGCAGGGCTTCCCTCCGAGGCGGTGCGCGCAGCGTCAAACGCTCAGCCCCCGAGCCTCTAGCTCACGTTTGCGTCTGCACTGCCTAGTGGAGGATGCCGCTACTCACATATGGCCGTGTACATTTATGTTCATCAACAccacacagaattttaaaatgcaggttctcaCTCGTATGGTCCCATCTCAGGTGCTCAGTAGCCATGAGTGGCTGGTGCTGCCCTGCTGGACAGCACAGATGCAGCACGTCCCACGATGGCCCGAGGGGCGCTGGATGGCGTGCTGGAGACGGCGAGGGCCTTGGGCTCTCACGTGGTCTGGTGTGTCAGTGCACTGGGctcaggcctgtggtcccagctactcaggaggccgaggcgggagggtcacctgagcccaggaggtggagacccatggcccaggctggagtgcaaccttaaaataaatatatatataaataaagaccTCTGGAGCCAGGGCTGAAATAAGGATATTGTTATGAAGCGGATTATTCCTTTAGGGTCCGTGCCACATTGCGACCACAGATTCTCTGATTGTCGGTATTCCGTGTAGAAACGCCTTGGCCTGATTTGCCAGGTTTTTGTTGCTTAACTTTCTCCATCATTTGTTCACTCCTTCTCTTTCCTAAGACTGACTTTATGGCCTTTCACCAAGAACATGAAGTGCGTATGTCACACTTGGAAGATATTCTGGGAAAACTGAGAGAAAAATCTGAGGTATTTATTTTTGACCTTacgcttttttaaaataaaaagaaaatcaactatGGCTAATATTTTAAAGCCCTTTGGTCATTTAATGTTCCTCTTTTTAGGctatttgctgtttgttttgtgtaaaatggaaagaaacactTGTTCTCTGGTGTGGCAGCGGCTCTGGGGCTCTAACATTGAATCGGGTGTGTAACTCACGCATCCCCGTGTCTCTCGAGGGCACAGAGCAGGGCTGCACACGCCAGGAGGTGGTTCTGCCGATTCCAGGCGGCCTCTGGGTTCCCATCCAGCTCTTTCCGGCTCCAGGGTGCTTCCTCACTGCCACACACCCACCTTGCAGTGTCTTCAGAGGGGGGATAAAGGACCTGAACCTTTTGACAGACAGCACTAGCTTTGGGTGGGAAGGCCGGGACCATTTGTTGCTGGGAATGCCAGGGGAGGGACTGGGCCTCTGTGCTGCCCTCAGCCATGGGGAGTCGGGTCGGGCTCAGGTTCCGGCTCTTTGTGTCTCTGGTGCTTGACACAGAGCCTGGCGTGtcacatgtgcgtgtgtgtattgAACTACCTTGAGAAGTGTGGTGAGCCTAAGGGTTGTATGTAGCACACCCTTTTGGGAATCTTGGGACCCACTCCTGGACCTTGGACCCTGTGAGATCAGGCAGGTttacctgggagggagaggtgggctgAGAGGAGCAGGCAGAGGCGAGAATGTACCCGCCTGCGAGGGTCTGCGGGGCGCCTCCTCCTGTGTCCGCCTGAGAAGGTCTGTGGGGCGCCTCCTCCTCTGTCCACCCGAGAGGGTCTGCGGGGCGCCTCCTCCTCTGTCCGCCCAAGAGGGTCCGCGGGGCGCCTCCTCCTGTGTCCGCCCGAGAAGGTCTGTGGGGCGCCTCCTCCTCTGTCTGCCTGCCCTGGGCCGGGCTGTGGAGACCTCCATGGAGTGAGACTTGGGGCTGACGCTGGTGCTCAGCGTGGTGCTGCTGCGGATGGCACAGGCCAGCACGGCTCAGCTTCATGTGTGCCTCTGCCGTGTCCCTGTCCTTCACGTTTAGAACACACTCTGGAGGTGTGACAGGGAGCTGACTCCCAACCCGGGTGCTGGTTACAGGAGCTGCATGTTCTGAGCCCGCCAGGCCGTTCTCATGTGATTTGTGCTCCTTTCTGCGCACACGTAATGAAGGTTACTTTGAAATGTTCAATGAACACTTCCTACCTGCCACCCACAGGCAGATCTGGACTTTGAATTAAAGGGGGTATTCCAGATAAATCAATGGAGTTTTAAGTATGTGGTTTTATGAAAAGTTAATATATAACTTATGTGTTTCAGTAGACTATTTCTCATACTTTTTAGGCCATCCAGAAGGAACTAGAACAGACCAAGCAAAAAACAATCAGGTAGGAGGATTTGGAAAACATTCACTTTTGTcttcggtgtgtgtgtgtggttatgtGGAGCGGCAGCAGAGTGATGAATGGGGGACCCGGGGCCGGCCTCCCCCGAGGGTCACCTGAAGGCCCTGAGGTTCGTGCCGACAGACACTCCTGCTGGGCTGCGTGAGGACAGAGGGGTCCTGCGGGGCTTGCCACATCCCCCTCCACGCGGCGTGGACCTCTGTAGTTAGCACTCTCAAAGGTGCTGTCCGCGCCCCTGCTGTGACCCGGAGGGCTTCATCTCCAGGGTCCTTGCAGGGCCAACCTCAGGGAGTAGGTCAAGGCCCATGTTGCAGCCCGTGCCATGGTGGGTGTCAGGGTGGGCTCTGCACCGGGCCTCCGCTGGCACCGTTGGCATCTAGGTGGGCGGGGTTACAGCTCAGCCTCATCTCTGCTGCTGCTCCTGGACGGCAGTCCCTGGTGGACAGGACACCTGCTTCCAGAACCACCGGATTTGTGCTGGGCGTGTCACGGTGGGCCTCTCCGCGTGGCTGTCGGCCCTGCCGCCCTTGGAATCCATGGCACAGCCGGGTCCCTCTGCAGTTCCTGGGGAAGCTGGCATTTTGCTCCTCACTCAGGGCGGCTTTCTTCCACACGACCACTGATTTGCCAAGTCCCCTTAAGTGGGGTGCTTGCCTCTCACAGGTGTTCCCAACATGGCAGCTTTGTCTTTCTTACTTCATTTTATGCACGCAGCTCGTATTCCCCACAGCCCTCCCCGCCTGTAGATTCGGCAGCCTTGGCTTGGTTGTGGTTTCCCGAGGTCCCCGCGTCTGCACTCGGGAGGGTCCATCCTCTCCTGTGCCCCATGTTCCTCTTCTGTGAGGACAGGTGTGAGAGCTGGAGCACGGTTTTCTCTCCTTCCAAAGcttttatttcagtaaaaaaGTTGCTTTAACGTGTTAATATGTCAATCCTAAAGTGTTGATCTGGGAATGGGCTTTTTGAGATATGAATTGTTAGTATCTCAACAAGTATGTGTGCCTGTaaagacctcaagtgatctgcctgcctcagccccaaacTACTGGgcttacaagcatgagccaccgcacccagtccagAAATAAAGTTTCTAAATGCTTAAATCGTTTTCAGAGAGAGCTCTCACTCGCCACTGAGAAACACTGCTAGCAGCACTTTTGTAGATAGCCTCCTTGTGCAGTGTGAACATTTGTATGTTACAGACATAAACTGATGCAGAAGACAACCTCTCTGGGAACTGTATTTGAAACTGGCATCCAGTTTCCACGTTAGTGTGGCACAGGATGACATCTGTACAGTTGTGACACCCAGGAGTGGGATCGGGTTCCCCTCAGCCTGTGTGTAGTGTGGGAAGCGTATAGGCTGGGAGGCTTGTGTGTGACCCATTCTCACTGTTGGATTCCAGTGCGGTTGGTGAGCAGCTCCTGCCCACAGTCGAGCACCTCCAGCTGGAGCTGGATCAGCTAAAGTCAGAGCTGTCCAGCTGGCGACACGTGAAGACCGGCTGTGAGACAGTGGATGCCGTACAAGAAAGAGTGAGCTTTCTGCatgtttactttttgttttataatagaaagtaaaagaaaacttgAATTGATGACTTAGGTTTATtagctgtttaattttttatttatttatttatttttgaaaccgAGTCTTGCTGTGGCAcgcaggctagactgcagtggcgcgatctcagctcactgcaggccacctccacctgccgggttcaagcgattctcccaccttagcctcccgagtagctgggactacaggcatgtgccactatgcccggctaatttttgtatttttagtagaggtggggtttcaccacaatggtcaggctggtctcaaactcctgactccaagtgatccatctgcttcagcttcccaaagtcctgggattacaggcctgagccacccaccatgcctggcctaagttgtttaatttcaactccctttaaaaactttttttttttttactatatgtgaactttttaaatattccaaaataactAATTCAGTGCTCCGTAGACTTCCCCGTTCCAGCACCACTGTGCGTCAGCACCCACCATGCGTCTTCCCAGTCTCCTTGGTATGCGTCCTTGGTGTGCGTGCAGCCCAGGGCCAGCACTGACTTGGGGCTGGGTTGTTGCTGTGTACCTTTCATTAGATAGACCCACGCTGTACCTGCTGCTTGCTCTGTTTCGTGTCGAAACATATCATAGACATTGCTTCAAGTCCATCATCCTTAGGCAGAGGAGAAAATCTAGACATTTAGAGCTGCTTAAGAATGAAAACACAATCATTTGATTGGCAGAAGTCATCAAAGTCAGACAGTAGATTGGTAAAGGCATTTGCAATACGTGTGGTAAGATTATCTCTGATGTGCAGAGAGCCCCTATAATGGGTAGGAAGAGAAGCAGTGGTGACAGAGAAAGCATGCGATAGGCCGGGCGccgcggctcacgcctgtgattccagcactctggaggccgaggtgggcggatcacctgaggtcagaagttcaagaccagcctggccaacatggtgaaaccgcgtctctactaaaaatacaaaattagccgggtgtggtggtgggtgcctgtaatctcagctacttggtaggctgaggcaggacaattgcttgaacccaggaggtggaggttgcagcgagccaagatcgcgccactgcactccagcctgggtgacagagcaagactccgtctcaaaaaaaaaaaaaaaagaaaaagaaaaagcatgtcaCCGTGCTATCAGGGAGCTGAGTCCTACTGATGGGACTTGCAGATTACAGCAGGCTCTCATCTTTAGTCTGCAGGCCCACGAGGACGATGGCTGCTATCAGCGCTGGCTGAGGCAGTGGGCTTTTCCCTGGCCAGGAGGACTGTCATCAACTACGGCCTCTGGGGGAAAATCTTAGGATATTAACCAGTGACAAATACATGCACTTTTTGAAATGAGCAACCATGCCCTTGGGAATCATCCTACAGAAATAAAGGCACCAGTACAGAGGCCACACAGGCAGGAGGGTCAGCGCTGGGAAGTGTGTGTGGGGAGGAGTGAGGGTAGAAAGCAGCTACGTGCCATTGTTAGGGGGTGTGGGCTAGAGAAGGGTGTGTCCACACGTGGAATGTGGGAGGGCAGCTGTGATGAACGGTCGTGTCCTAGGAGGCTTTGCCCTCTCCTTCACGGTCTGTTGTTACGAAGCAAGAAGAGAAAGGTATacacatatgtgtttgtgtgcttAGAAATAACATGGGGTGTATTTAGCTTACATAAAGCTATAATTTAGGTTCATTTATATGACTGTTTTCTCATCAGACCAAGTTTGTTGATGGCAGGGCCTCTCCGATGCACCTGTGCGCCTCGCTGCGGGGTGCCCGGTGGGTGCTTGCGGGATGGACACGCACCTCCAGAGGGTGTGGACATGCCCCACTATGTCCTTCAGCTCCTAGGATGTGGGTCGCACACATCCCACGAGCTCacctatttctgttctttttaacaTGGTCCTGCATTATTGGAGGGGTTATTAAATTTAATATGAAGGAAAACACTGTCACAATGACATTCTAGATTTTGAGAGGATATATAATTCTTCTGAGGTATCTAAGATAATGGACCCGAACAGTGGAAGTGATTTAGTTAAAATAGGACATTTGTGTCCGTCTGCTGTTTTACTAGGTGGACGTGCAAGTCAGAGAAATGGTGAAACTCCTGTTTTCCGAAGATCAGCAAGGCGGTTCTCTGGAACAGCTGCTGCAGAGGTTCTCATCACAGTTTGTGAGCAAAGGCGACTTGCAGACGATGCTGCGAGACCTGCAGCTGCAGATCCTGCGGAACGTCACCCACCACGTTTCCGTGACCAAGCAGCTCCCAACCTCAGAAGCCGTGGTGTCTGCTGTGAGCGAGGCGGGGGCGTCTGGAATAACAGAGGCGGTGAGTCGGCGAGTCGGCGGCAAGAGATGCTTACAGTCCATTCTGTGCTGAGACTGAAGACCTAGCTGTGAGGTGTGGATGTTGATGTCTTGTTTTAAGAGTGGTCTGGCTGGGGTGTGCTTAGCTGACGTAAGTGAGATGAGACGTGCCTGGGCAGTGCCGTGTGTGGAGGGGGCACCTGTGCGGTGAGCTTCAGCTCTTGCTGTCAGTGTCATTACTGAGCTGCTTCTTGGGAGTTCTTTATACTTTGTGAATCTTTTTGTCCCAAAGAGCCCATCTGCCTGTGTGGTGGCCACACCTTCTGCAGTTCCATGAAAGTCTCTccgtgtattagtctgttctcatgctgggCAATTTAGAAAGgatcattgactcacagttgcacatggctgcagaagcctcacagtcatgggGGAAGGTGAACGAGGAGCAAAGTCgtgtcttatatggcagcagacaagagagtgTATGCGAGGGaactccctttataaaaccatcagatctcccgagactatcacgagaacagcacgggagaAACCCCCACCATGACTCAGTTTCCCCCACCCGCTCCCTGCCAcaatgtgggaattatgggagctgcaattcaagatgagatctggttgggacacagccaagcccTATCACTCAGTAATACCTAAATTCCCAGAATTTCCTGTGTTCCAGGCTTGAATGCTCATCCTTGCTTTATTCGTGTTTTATGGCATCTGGGGGATTTTTCTGGTTCAAAGATTGATGGTGGCCATGGCTGAGACCTGGGGGAAGAGGCCTCGTGCCCTCCCATCTCCATCTGATGGCCTTGGCAGTCGGGCGCAGGACTGGAGTGTGGAGTTGACTTCTGCCATGCCTAGGAACCCTACATAGTTTCCGTTGAGAAGATGCTCTAATGTAAGTGTCTGGTCCTCATCCATGGCACTAAAACCCACGTCTCTCCTCTCCTGTTCTGGTGTTTGGTCTTCCGTCCCTCGTGTCTGTCCAGCAAGCACGTGCCATCGTGAACAGCGCCTTGAAGCTGTATTCCCAAGATAAGACCGGGATGGTGGACTTTGCTCTGGAATCTGGTGGTGAGTAAATAGACGTTCTGATTACTAAGTTAGATGATCACCTGTTAGCAGGGGTGTGCACTTGAGAGGCTGTTGCCTACCCCACTTCCAGCAGTAAGGACTCCTAACTTTTAAACATCTGAGAAAGGGAGCATGATTCTGGGCATGACCCTGGTGTTCTTTCTTCCTGGCCAGTTGTGTTTGGGGGGCACAAGTTCTCCCCTGGAAGGGCTGGGGGTGCATGCTTGTGGCTAAGTCGAGGTTCACAGCACAGAAAGTGTGCTCGACTGTTCACTCTCTCCTGTGCTGTGATCGGGGATTGTTCAGTGCCTTCAGGAGAGACTCAGCAGTGACCACACAGCTCTCCCCGAGGGCGTCCACTCAGCAGCAAGACAGACCGAGAGCAGAAGCAGGCTAAGCAGATGGAATGATGGGGGCTGTGTTTCAGGACCTCAGAGAAATACAAAGGCCGCTGTGGTCGGGGTTTGGGAAACCCTGCAGGGGCACAAGCCTAGGCCAGACCTCTTGGGGCAGATGCATTTGAAAATCAGCATCGCAGCTGAGGAAAGTCCTGGGGTCCACACAGCCCACTCCGTGGTGAGTGGGGCAGCACACCTGGATCAGACACGAGCATTTCCGAAAGAACCGTGAGAGGAGAGCTAGACCTGCTTCACGTCCGCTCAGGGAAGGTGTGCACCACACCTGTTATGGAAATCAAAATCTtggttttctgaattttttaaatgtagga
The sequence above is a segment of the Homo sapiens chromosome 7, GRCh38.p14 Primary Assembly genome. Coding sequences within it:
- the SUN1 gene encoding SUN domain-containing protein 1 isoform t (isoform t is encoded by transcript variant 20); amino-acid sequence: MSRRSLRLATTACTLGDGEAVGADSGTSSAVSLKNRAARTTKQRRSTNKSAFSINHVSRQVTSSGVSHGGTVSLQDAVTRRPPVLDESWIREQTTVDHFWGLDDDGDLKGGNKAAIQGNGDVGAAAATAHNGFSCSNCSMLSERKDVLTAHPAAPGPVSRVYSRDRNQKSHASYYGRMNVREVLREDGHLSVNGEALCDDCKGKRHLDAHTAAHSQSPRLPGRAGTLWHIWACAGYFLLQILRRIGAVGQAVSRTAWSALWLAVVAPGKAASGVFWWLGIGWYQFVTLISWLNVFLLTRCLRNICKFLVLLIPLFLLLAGLSLRGQGNFFSFLPVLNWASMHRTQRVDDPQDVFKPTTSRLKQPLQGDSEAFPWHWMSGVEQQVASLSGQCHHHGENLRELTTLLQKLQARVDQMEGGAAGPSASVRDAVGQPPRETDFMAFHQEHEVRMSHLEDILGKLREKSEAIQKELEQTKQKTISAVGEQLLPTVEHLQLELDQLKSELSSWRHVKTGCETVDAVQERVDVQVREMVKLLFSEDQQGGSLEQLLQRFSSQFVSKGDLQTMLRDLQLQILRNVTHHVSVTKQLPTSEAVVSAVSEAGASGITEAQARAIVNSALKLYSQDKTGMVDFALESGGGSILSTRCSETYETKTALMSLFGIPLWYFSQSPRVVIQPDIYPGNCWAFKGSQGYLVVRLSMMIHPAAFTLEHIPKTLSPTGNISSAPKDFAVYGLENEYQEEGQLLGQFTYDQDGESLQMFQALKRPDDTAFQIVELRIFSNWGHPEYTCLYRFRVHGEPVK
- the SUN1 gene encoding SUN domain-containing protein 1 isoform o (isoform o is encoded by transcript variant 15): MSRRSLRLATTACTLGDGEAVGADSGTSSAVSLKNRAARTTKQRRSTNKSAFSINHVSRQVTSSGVSHGGTVSLQDAVTRRPPVLDESWIREQTTVDHFWGLDDDGDLKGGNKAAIQGNGDVGAAAATAHNGFSCSNCSMLSERKDVLTAHPAAPGPVSRVYSRDRNQKSHASYYGRMNVREVLREDGHLSVNGEALCYFLLQILRRIGAVGQAVSRTAWSALWLAVVAPGKAASGVFWWLGIGWYQFVTLISWLNVFLLTRCLRNICKFLVLLIPLFLLLGLSLRGQGNFFSFLPVLNWASMHRTQRVDDPQDVFKPTTSRLKQPLQGDSEAFPWHWMSGVEQQVASLSGQCHHHGENLRELTTLLQKLQARVDQMEGGAAGPSASVRDAVGQPPRETDFMAFHQEHEVRMSHLEDILGKLREKSEAIQKELEQTKQKTISAVGEQLLPTVEHLQLELDQLKSELSSWRHVKTGCETVDAVQERVDVQVREMVKLLFSEDQQGGSLEQLLQRFSSQFVSKGDLQTMLRDLQLQILRNVTHHVSVTKQLPTSEAVVSAVSEAGASGITEAQARAIVNSALKLYSQDKTGMVDFALESGGGSILSTRCSETYETKTALMSLFGIPLWYFSQSPRVVIQPDIYPGNCWAFKGSQGYLVVRLSMMIHPAAFTLEHIPKTLSPTGNISSAPKDFAVYGLENEYQEEGQLLGQFTYDQDGESLQMFQALKRPDDTAFQIVELRIFSNWGHPEYTCLYRFRVHGEPVK
- the SUN1 gene encoding SUN domain-containing protein 1 isoform gg (isoform gg is encoded by transcript variant 33), producing MSRRSLRLATTACTLGDGEAVGADSGTSSAVSLKNRAARTTKQRRSTNKSAFSINHVSRQVTSSGVSHGGTVSLQDAVTRRPPVLDESWIREQTTVDHFWGLDDDGDLKGGNKAAIQGNGDVGAAAATAHNGFSCSNCSMLSERKDVLTAHPAAPGPVSRVYSRDRNQKCYFLLQILRRIGAVGQAVSRTAWSALWLAVVAPGKAASGVFWWLGIGWYQFVTLISWLNVFLLTRCLRNICKFLVLLIPLFLLLAGLSLRGQGNFFSFLPVLNWASMHRTQRVDDPQDVFKPTTSRLKQPLQGDSEAFPWHWMSGVEQQVASLSGQCHHHGENLRELTTLLQKLQARVDQMEGGAAGPSASVRDAVGQPPRETDFMAFHQEHEVRMSHLEDILGKLREKSEAIQKELEQTKQKTISAVGEQLLPTVEHLQLELDQLKSELSSWRHVKTGCETVDAVQERVDVQVREMVKLLFSEDQQGGSLEQLLQRFSSQFVSKGDLQTMLRDLQLQILRNVTHHVSVTKQLPTSEAVVSAVSEAGASGITEAQARAIVNSALKLYSQDKTGMVDFALESGGGSILSTRCSETYETKTALMSLFGIPLWYFSQSPRVVIQPDIYPGNCWAFKGSQGYLVVRLSMMIHPAAFTLEHIPKTLSPTGNISSAPKDFAVYGLENEYQEEGQLLGQFTYDQDGESLQMFQALKRPDDTAFQIVELRIFSNWGHPEYTCLYRFRVHGEPVK
- the SUN1 gene encoding SUN domain-containing protein 1 isoform r (isoform r is encoded by transcript variant 18): MSRRSLRLATTACTLGDGEAVGADSGTSSAVSLKNRAARTTKQRRSTNKSAFSINHVSRQVTSSGVSHGGTVSLQDAVTRRPPVLDESWIREQTTVDHFWGLDDDGDLKGGNKAAIQGNGDVGAAAATAHNGFSCSNCSMLSERKDVLTAHPAAPGPVSRVYSRDRNQKSHASYYGRMNVREVLREDGHLSVNGEALCDDCKGKRHLDAHTAAHSQSPRLPGRAGTLWHIWACAGYFLLQILRRIGAVGQAVSRTAWSALWLAVVAPGKAASGVFWWLGIGWYQFVTLISWLNVFLLTRCLRNICKFLVLLIPLFLLLGLSLRGQGNFFSFLPVLNWASMHRTQRVDDPQDVFKPTTSRLKQPLQGDSEAFPWHWMSGVEQQVASLSGQCHHHGENLRELTTLLQKLQARVDQMEGGAAGPSASVRDAVGQPPRETDFMAFHQEHEVRMSHLEDILGKLREKSEAIQKELEQTKQKTISAVGEQLLPTVEHLQLELDQLKSELSSWRHVKTGCETVDAVQERVDVQVREMVKLLFSEDQQGGSLEQLLQRFSSQFVSKGDLQTMLRDLQLQILRNVTHHVSVTKQLPTSEAVVSAVSEAGASGITEAQARAIVNSALKLYSQDKTGMVDFALESGGGSILSTRCSETYETKTALMSLFGIPLWYFSQSPRVVIQPDIYPGNCWAFKGSQGYLVVRLSMMIHPAAFTLEHIPKTLSPTGNISSAPKDFAVYKRPDDTAFQIVELRIFSNWGHPEYTCLYRFRVHGEPVK
- the SUN1 gene encoding SUN domain-containing protein 1 isoform bb (isoform bb is encoded by transcript variant 28); its protein translation is MDFSRLHMYSPPQCVPENTGYTYALSSSYSSDALDFETEHKLDPVFDSPRMSRRSLRLATTACTLGDGEAVGADSGTSSAVSLKNRAARTTKQRRSTNKSAFSINHVSRQVTSSGVSHGGTVSLQDAVTRRPPVLDESWIREQTTVDHFWGLDDDGDLKGGNKAAIQGNGDVGAAAATAHNGFSCSNCSMLSERKDVLTAHPAAPGPVSRVYSRDRNQKCYFLLQILRRIGAVGQAVSRTAWSALWLAVVAPGKAASGVFWWLGIGWYQFVTLISWLNVFLLTRCLRNICKFLVLLIPLFLLLGLSLRGQGNFFSFLPVLNWASMHRTQRVDDPQDVFKPTTSRLKQPLQGDSEAFPWHWMSGVEQQVASLSGQCHHHGENLRELTTLLQKLQARVDQMEGGAAGPSASVRDAVGQPPRETDFMAFHQEHEVRMSHLEDILGKLREKSEAIQKELEQTKQKTISAVGEQLLPTVEHLQLELDQLKSELSSWRHVKTGCETVDAVQERVDVQVREMVKLLFSEDQQGGSLEQLLQRFSSQFVSKGDLQTMLRDLQLQILRNVTHHVSVTKQLPTSEAVVSAVSEAGASGITEAQARAIVNSALKLYSQDKTGMVDFALESGGGSILSTRCSETYETKTALMSLFGIPLWYFSQSPRVVIQPDIYPGNCWAFKGSQGYLVVRLSMMIHPAAFTLEHIPKTLSPTGNISSAPKDFAVYKRPDDTAFQIVELRIFSNWGHPEYTCLYRFRVHGEPVK